A single Tenacibaculum sp. 190524A02b DNA region contains:
- a CDS encoding YceI family protein, with amino-acid sequence MKKILLLLTVLLFINMSEAQTLWKVDKAHSSITFSVSHFMISEVTGNFEGFDITANSNEKFESPTFEVTINASTINTNQKGRDNHLKSSDFLEVTKYPNVFFKSTTYKQLEKGQFEVKGNLTIKNITREAVFKGKLNGIINGSNGKKKAGLKLSTIVKREEFNLGTGMNPIGKDISVIVNIEMNQQ; translated from the coding sequence ATGAAAAAAATCTTATTACTACTTACTGTTCTTTTATTTATAAATATGTCAGAGGCTCAGACTCTTTGGAAAGTTGATAAAGCACACTCTTCCATTACTTTTTCAGTATCGCATTTTATGATTTCTGAGGTAACAGGTAATTTTGAAGGTTTTGATATTACAGCAAATAGTAATGAGAAATTTGAAAGTCCAACATTCGAAGTTACTATTAATGCATCTACAATAAATACTAATCAAAAAGGAAGAGATAACCATTTGAAATCATCAGATTTTTTAGAAGTAACAAAATACCCTAATGTGTTTTTTAAAAGCACAACCTACAAACAGCTAGAAAAAGGACAGTTTGAAGTCAAAGGAAACTTAACAATAAAAAATATTACGAGGGAGGCAGTGTTTAAAGGGAAATTGAATGGTATTATAAATGGAAGTAATGGTAAGAAAAAAGCTGGTTTAAAGTTAAGTACTATAGTTAAAAGAGAAGAGTTTAATTTAGGGACAGGAATGAATCCAATAGGTAAAGACATAAGTGTAATTGTAAATATCGAAATGAATCAACAATAA
- a CDS encoding helix-turn-helix domain-containing protein, giving the protein MITKNKIPIHNINSEFNIKIEDIPHINPYNYKEMHRHNYYEFMFFTKGGGYQFIDFDKIFLKNNSCYIVKPRQVHLVKRNKEADGFLIQFKTTALPTELINSLQILQCHSEPKILFENKKNFIEKISSYVNLMKNTNESEPFYDQKLRHLLTVILYDLEAFLPENKNFNLKKEKILFDFNTLVNSQKNKLTVNEYAEKLNISTKKLNEIVKKNYGITPLQYIHNNLLLEIKRELIFKDVNIKEVSYSYGFDNPSNFSLFIKKKTGFTPTELQRRLTNL; this is encoded by the coding sequence ATGATTACCAAGAACAAGATACCAATTCATAACATTAATAGTGAATTTAATATCAAAATTGAAGACATTCCACATATAAACCCTTATAATTATAAAGAAATGCATAGGCATAATTATTATGAATTTATGTTTTTTACTAAAGGTGGTGGGTATCAATTTATAGATTTTGATAAAATATTTCTTAAAAATAATTCTTGTTACATTGTAAAACCAAGGCAAGTTCATCTTGTAAAAAGAAACAAAGAAGCTGATGGTTTTCTAATACAATTTAAAACAACTGCTTTACCTACAGAACTAATAAATTCATTACAAATTTTACAATGTCATTCTGAGCCAAAAATTTTATTTGAAAACAAAAAAAATTTCATAGAAAAAATAAGTTCATATGTTAATTTAATGAAGAATACTAATGAATCTGAACCATTCTATGATCAAAAGTTAAGACACTTATTAACTGTTATACTTTATGATTTAGAGGCATTTTTACCAGAAAATAAAAATTTCAACTTAAAAAAAGAAAAAATATTATTTGATTTTAACACTTTAGTCAATAGTCAAAAAAATAAACTTACGGTCAACGAGTATGCTGAAAAACTAAATATATCTACTAAAAAATTGAATGAAATAGTAAAAAAAAACTATGGAATAACACCTTTACAATACATTCATAACAATTTATTATTGGAAATTAAAAGAGAGCTTATTTTTAAAGATGTAAACATTAAAGAAGTTTCCTATAGTTATGGCTTTGATAATCCTTCTAATTTTAGCTTATTCATAAAGAAAAAAACTGGATTCACACCTACTGAGCTTCAAAGAAGGTTAACTAACTTATAA